A region of the Amycolatopsis sp. cg13 genome:
GACGTCTCGCCCAGCGCGGTCACCCGGCCTACCACCACGTAGTGGTCCCCGGCCGGGTGGACGGCCTGCACCTCGCAGTCGACCCAGGTCAGGGCTCCGTCCAGCAACGGCGCGCCCGAGGGGGCGGGCCGCCAGGACACTCCGGAGAACTTGTCGCCGCCGCGGCGGCCGAACTCGGCGCAGACCGACTGCTGGTCTTCGGCGAGCACGTTCACCGCGAACGTGCCCGCGGCGGCCAGCGCGGGCCAGGTGCGCGACGTCCGGGCGACGCAGAACAGCACCAGCGGCGGGTCCAGCGACAACGCCGCGAAGGACTGGCAGGCGAAGCCCACCGGCCCGGTCGGCGCGGGCGAGCTGGCGTAATCGGCCAGGGTCTGCGAGCCCTCGACATAGCCGGTCACCACCGTCACGCCGGTGCAGAAATGGCCCAGCACCTCGCGAAACCGGTCCGGCACTGCCTCCGGAACAGCGGCTGTCATTGCGAGCCCACCGAGAAATCGTGGCCCCACAACGAAACCGCGGTGCTTTCGCGGGCGATCCAGTCCTCGTCCTCGACCTGCCGGCCCTCGCAGCCGAACTCGACGTCGAAGCCGCCGGGGGTCTTCATGTAGAACGACAGCATCAGGTCGTTCACGTGCCGGCCCAGCGTCGCGGACATCGGGACGTTCTTGCGCTTCGCGCGGTCCAGGCACAACCCGACGTCGTCGGTCTCCTCGACCTCCACCATCAGGTGCACGATCCCGCTCGGCGTCGGCATCGGCAGGAACGCCAGGCTGTGGTGGCGCGGATTGCAGCCGAAGAACCGCAGCCACGCCGGGTCGCCGTCGGCCGGGCGGCCCACCATCTGCGGCGGGAGGCGCATCGAGTCGCGGAGCCGGAAGCCCAGCACGTCCCGGTAGAACCTCAGCGCGGCCTCGTCGTCGTGGGTCGACAAAACCACGTGACCCAAGCCCTGCTCGCCGGTGACGAAGCGGTGCCCGTACGGGCTCACCACCCGCCGGTGCTGCAGCGCGACCCCGTGGAACACCTCCAGCGTGTTGCCGGACGGATCGGTGAAGCTGATCATCTCCGCCACGCGGCGGTCGGCCAGCTCGTCGGGCGTGCCTTCCTTGTACGGCACCGAAGCCGCGTCGAGCCGGGTGCGGACCTCGTCCAGCTCCGCGGCGTTGGCCGCCTCCCAGCCCGCGACCGCCAAACGGTCCTTCTCCCCCGGCACGATCACCAATCGCGCCGGGAAATCGTCCATGCGCAGGTAAAGCGCGTTCGGATCGGTGCCCGAACCCTCCACCATGCCGAGCACCTTCAGCCCGTAGACGCGCCAGGCGTCCATGTCCGTGGCCTCGATGCGCAGATATCCCAGCGAACGGATAGCCATCACGAACTCCCGAGGAAGTCGAGGGCGAGTCGGTTGAACTCGTCGAACTTCTCCAGCTGCGCCCAGTGGCCGCAGCCGCCGAACACGTGCAGTTGCGCACGCGGAATCGTCTTCAGCGCGAGCAAAGCGCCATCGAGCGGGTTGACCCGGTCCTCCCGGCCCCAGACGAGCAGGACCCGTTGGCGCAGGCGGTAAGCCTCGCGCCACAACATGCCTTCCTCGAAGGAATCCGGCAGGCTGAACGACTTGCCCATCGCCCGCATCGCGGCGAGCGACTCCGGCGAACGAGCGATCTCGAAGCGTTCGTCGATCAGCTCGTCGGTCACCAAAGCCTGGTCGTGCACCATGATCCGGAGGAACGCTTCCATCCGCTCCCGGGTCGGATCCCCGGCGAACCGGGACAGCAGCCGCACGCCTTCGGTGGGGTCCGGGGCGAACAGGTTGACGCTCAACCCGCCCGCGCCCATCAGCACCAGCCGCCCCGCGCGTCCGGGATGGTTCAGCGCGAGCCGGACCGCCGCGCCCGCGCCGAGCGAATTGCCGACGATGTGCGCTTTTTCGATGCCGAGCTGGTCCATCAGGCCGACGACCGCGTCCGAGCTGTGCCGGAAGTACTGCGGGTGGTCAGTCGGCTTGTCGGACCGGCCGAAGCCCGGCTGGTCGATCGCCAGTGTGCGGTAAGACTTTCCGAACACCGGCAGGTTGCGGCCGAAGTTGCTCCACGCCGAGGCACCGGGGCCGCCGCCGTGCAGCAACAGCACCGTCTCGGCGTTTTCCGCGCCGGATTCGTGGTAGTGCAGGCGAATACCGCCCGCAGTGTCTACATAGGAACCTTCGGGTGCCATCAGACCATCGCATTCTCGACGGGCAAACCGAATTCGCCGGTGCCGAACATGACGTACGCGCGCTCCGCGTCGTTCGCCGCGTGCACCCGGCCAGCGTGCGCGTCGCGCCAGAAGCGCTGGATCGGCGTGCCCCGTTGCAGTGCGCGGCCGCCGGAGTTCTCGAAAAGCCGGTCGATCGCGGAGATCGCCCGCTCGGTGCCGCGCACCTGGTCCCGGCGCACCCGCAACCGCGTGCTGAACGGCAGCTTTTCGCCCTTGCAGGCCAGCTGGTACAGCTCGTCGATGTTGTGCGTCAGCTGCAGCCAGGCCGCGTCGATCTCGCTGCTCGCTTCCGCGATCCGCACCTTCGAGAACG
Encoded here:
- the hsaC gene encoding iron-dependent extradiol dioxygenase HsaC; this translates as MAIRSLGYLRIEATDMDAWRVYGLKVLGMVEGSGTDPNALYLRMDDFPARLVIVPGEKDRLAVAGWEAANAAELDEVRTRLDAASVPYKEGTPDELADRRVAEMISFTDPSGNTLEVFHGVALQHRRVVSPYGHRFVTGEQGLGHVVLSTHDDEAALRFYRDVLGFRLRDSMRLPPQMVGRPADGDPAWLRFFGCNPRHHSLAFLPMPTPSGIVHLMVEVEETDDVGLCLDRAKRKNVPMSATLGRHVNDLMLSFYMKTPGGFDVEFGCEGRQVEDEDWIARESTAVSLWGHDFSVGSQ
- the hsaB gene encoding 3-hydroxy-9,10-secoandrosta-1,3,5(10)-triene-9,17-dione monooxygenase reductase subunit; this translates as MTAAVPEAVPDRFREVLGHFCTGVTVVTGYVEGSQTLADYASSPAPTGPVGFACQSFAALSLDPPLVLFCVARTSRTWPALAAAGTFAVNVLAEDQQSVCAEFGRRGGDKFSGVSWRPAPSGAPLLDGALTWVDCEVQAVHPAGDHYVVVGRVTALGETSDARPLLFHRGRYTVTEPVPDALTALMPWPRPDDWL
- the hsaD gene encoding 4,5:9,10-diseco-3-hydroxy-5,9,17-trioxoandrosta-1(10),2-diene-4-oate hydrolase; the protein is MAPEGSYVDTAGGIRLHYHESGAENAETVLLLHGGGPGASAWSNFGRNLPVFGKSYRTLAIDQPGFGRSDKPTDHPQYFRHSSDAVVGLMDQLGIEKAHIVGNSLGAGAAVRLALNHPGRAGRLVLMGAGGLSVNLFAPDPTEGVRLLSRFAGDPTRERMEAFLRIMVHDQALVTDELIDERFEIARSPESLAAMRAMGKSFSLPDSFEEGMLWREAYRLRQRVLLVWGREDRVNPLDGALLALKTIPRAQLHVFGGCGHWAQLEKFDEFNRLALDFLGSS